The Nostoc sp. NIES-3756 DNA window GTTACAAACAATAAAGAAGAATTAGTCTTTGCCCGTCGATAATCTAACTTAGCTATCATTTAAAGTGAGTTCGACGAATTTAAAAGACCCCTCTCCAAACCTCTCCCCTACAAGGAGAGAGGCTTCAAAACCTTAATTTTAGTTGACATTTAAAGCTATTTAAGCCCCTCTCCGCGTCGGAGAGAGGTTGGGGAGAGGTCATCAAACTCACGTTCATTTAAACTACCACTTTAGTCTGAAGAATTGGCTAAAGAAAAATGCTAGTAGTAGTTAGGTGGCTTGTCAGCCGACGCATTCATAACTAACACATACTAAATAAATGACAATTTCTACAGACCGCAATCAACAGATTCAGCAGTTGCAACAATTAATTCAAGACATTGATTATGCCATGCTGACTACCATCGATGATGATGGCAGTTTGCACAGCCGCCCAATGTACTTTAATGGTGATATTGACACCAATGGCACACTCTGGTTTTTCTCATCTGCTAGTTCTCACAAAGCATTGGAAGTAGAACATCATCAACAAGTGAGTGTTAACTTTTCATCCCCAAATCAACAGCGATTTATATCTATATCAGGCACAGCAGAATTAGTAAAAGACCGTCAAAAAATTCAAGAAGAATGGCAGCCTGAATTAGAAACTTGGTTTCCCCAAGGATTAAATGAACCCGATATAGCTTTACTCAAAGTTAATATCAACAGGGTCGATTATTGGGATGATAAATCTAATTTCCATGCCAAAACAATTAGTCTATAAATAAGGAAAATATTGATAAGGATAAAATCTATCTTCATCCTTATCAATATATGGAAATTTTACTATTTTAAGCATATATGTATGATACATAAGTAGGAACTCACATCTGCGGGTTCCTACTTATGCGTTAATATACTACGGTATTTGCAGTGTTTAAATGTAAAGAAAAATTATAATTTATCCAACTATCAAACTTGAGGCGATCGCCACAATACATCCTGTCTTAAATATTTCTAAAACCAACCTTATATTAGGCGGATAGTTAACTAAGAAGTTACCAAACAATAAGATTTTTATTATGATCATTAACTATTAACTGTTGACGGGCAACACTCAACAACTTTGCAGAGTAAGAATCTTGTGATTGTAAAGTTAATTGATTAGATTATTTATACAAGTATAAGTTTTCACTTACTTTACTTAAAAATTCATCCATCGTAGAGTAAGAATAGTTTAAATTTTTTAGAATCATATCAAATTTATTTTGAGGTTTGTTGATTTAGCTTACTAAATCAGCAACTTCAGTTAATATTAATCAGGTTTTACTGTTTAGTTGCTCATCCTGACCTAGTAGCTCACTTGGTATTAATTTCAACTCATTCAATAGCTTTTAGCTCTCATTGCTCCCATGCTGACCCATCACCGCAAGCCCGTGTGCTTATCACTCATATCAACTGATCTGCCATTCTGGTCAGTTGTAGAAACTGCTGGAACACTATATCAAAAAGATATTGATAGGTTCCATTTATTACTCACTGCACCACCACTAATCACTTGTGAAGTAGCTAGTCCCGAAAATTCAGAAGAAAAACTTTTACCACGTACTAGTAAAGCTTATGCCCCCGCTAGTCCTAGAGTTTTGTGGTTAGAAATTTCTCCCTATCGAGTAATTATGACCATGCAAGGTAACGACCAAGTGAGTTATCGTCACTTTTGGGAACAGGGGGTTTATGGTGTGAGTCGGTATTGGCTACCTACTGAATCATTACAACCCAGTGATCCTATTCGCTTACGAAACTATACCAATAGTTTAAGCCTAAGCGGACGCGAACTGCCTGAGAATTTACGTGTGGAATATGAATTATGGGCAGAAAAAGTGCAATTAGGTCGCTATATTCTTAATTTAGAAATTCAACATTAATCAAAAAACTCCACCCACAAGCGGGTGGAGTTTTTGTCAGTGGTCAATTGCTATTTTCCTCATTCCACTCTTTTACAACTTGATAGTCACAGTCTTCACTTCCGTGTACTGTTGCAACCCATATTCACCTAGTTCTCGACCAATACCAGACTGCTTAAACCCACCAAAAGGTGCAGCCGCATCGAATACGTCGTAACAGTTTACCCATACTGTACCCGCACGCACATTGTTAGCGATCGCATGAGCTTTAGTGATATCCTTTGTCCAAACGGCGGCGGCGAGTCCATACATGGTAGTGTTTGCCCGTTGTATCACCTCATCAATGTCTTTGAACTTGATGATACTCATCACTGGGCCAAAAATTTCCTCTTGGGCAATCTTCATATCGTCGCGCACATCCGCAAAGACGGTGGGGGCGATAAAAAAGCCCTGTTCCCCAACGCGATTTCCACCACACAACATCTGTGCGCCATCACGCATCCCCGACTCGATGTAACCCATTACTTTGTCGAATTGTTCTTTATCTACCTGCGGCCCTTGTTGGGTATTGGCATCGAAGGGATCACCAACTACACGCCTTCTAGCTTGTTCTACAGTTCTGGCGACAAACTCGTCATAACATTTCTCTTCCACAAATAGCCGCGAACCAGCGCAACAACACTGACCTTGGTTAAAGAATATCGCATCGTGAGCGCCGGCGATCGCTTCATCAAAGTCAGCGTCAGCAAACACAATATTGGGACTCTTACCACCTAATTCCAAAGTTACCCGCTTCAAGTTAGTTTTAGCGGCCGCTTCCATAATTAGATGTCCCACTTCCGTCGAACCAGTGAATGCCACCTTATCTACATCCATATGATGAGATATGGCCGCCCCAGCCGTTGGCCCGTATCCTGATAAAATATTCACCACCCCAGGAGGAAACCCAGCTTCCACAATCAACTCTCCCACCCGTAGCGCTGATAGTGGAGTTTGTTCGGCTGTTTTCATCACCACAACATTACCCGTTGCTAAAGCTGGTGCTAACTTCCACGCCTGCATTAACAAGGGAAAATTCCAAGGGATAATTTGCCCAACCACACCCACCGGTTCATGGCGAGTGTAACAGAAATACGGTCCATTAATTGGGATGGTTTTTCCTTGTACCTTATCCGCCCAACCTGCGTAGTAACGATAGCAGGCAATGACTAAAGACAAATCACCCAAAGAATCTTGTAAAGGTTTACCGTTATCTAGAGTTTCTAACCGCGCCAACTCATCAATATTCTGCTCAATTAAATCTGCTAACTTATAAAGCAAATCGCCCCTTCTAGTAGCAGATATCTTTGACCATTCTCCATTGAAAGCGGCACGGGCTGCTTTTACAGCCTTATCCACATCTGCCGCATCTGCTTGGGCTACATCGCAGATGACCTCGCCCGTGGCTGGATTAATTGTCTCAAATCTCTGACCGCTAACACTTTCCACCCATTCATTGTTTATTAGCAGCCTGGTTGGGCCGATTTTCACCAGTTGCTTTGGTTCCTTCGCCGTAACCATCAGGCCCTCCTAAAGCTATGAAAAGTTTGTTTAAATCTATATCTTTATGTTTCCTGCTATACAGCAGTTAGCTAGATTTCTTTAGATATTTTTTGTTTTTGCTTAACATTACTATGTGAAATATTACTAACAATTCACTTGCTTCCGTATTCTTTTATCCTCCTTATAAGAGTACGGAATAATCTACCTTCTGCAAAAACAACCAACATGGGCAGGTCACTATTCAGACTCATCTACAATAAATATCATTTTATTTCTTAAGTTAGTAGACAAAAGTTGGTATATGACTTTAGGAATACAACTAAAGTATGAGATCGGTTCTTATCTAACTCAAAATTAATTGAAAATAATAGATTCATTTATGGAATAGAGAATTTAGGAAATTATCAAGACACAATTATAAGATTTACCTATAAAGTTGATAACAAAAAATAATAATTTAACCGTAAAAAATAGGTGCATTACTAATAGCAAACCAAGTGCGATCGCCGACAACACCATCGACTTTTAGGCTATTACGCAATTGAAAAGATTTCACGGCTACTTCTGTAATTAAACCGAAATCACCATCAAGCGCTCCTGTGTAATAGCCAGAAACCTGTAATCTTTGTTGCAACGCTTTTACCAGTTTGCCTTGGCTTCCATGTTGCATCACAGGTAAATCAGTTGCCCCTCCCGTATACAGTGCTTGCCAAGTTTTATACTCAACCACACCAGTATCCGGCAAGAAAACACGATGTTGAAATAATATTACACCCCCAACCGTCTCCAAATTTAGCACCCCATCAATAGGGCCAGAATAACAATAGTACTTGTTTAAAAGTCGTTGTAATTCTTTCACCGCCTCTCCTGTATCGCCTTGTTTCAGTATTGGTTGATATTCAGGAAATCTTTTATTAATTGGATTTGCCATAATTCTCATATCTGAGACTCCAAACTAGTCGGTTTTTATACTACAACAATAAAATAATAATATAAATGAAAACTTCACCCATTCTGAGTGAATTTGTACTACCCAACTGGTTAACCCGTTAGCAGGAAGCCAAACTATAATAATGGGTCATAATCATTTTGAACTGTAATTGTTTTAACAGGTAAATAGCAGAAAGAAAAGATGAAAGCTAAAAAAAGTTTAAGT harbors:
- a CDS encoding aldehyde dehydrogenase family protein, whose protein sequence is MVTAKEPKQLVKIGPTRLLINNEWVESVSGQRFETINPATGEVICDVAQADAADVDKAVKAARAAFNGEWSKISATRRGDLLYKLADLIEQNIDELARLETLDNGKPLQDSLGDLSLVIACYRYYAGWADKVQGKTIPINGPYFCYTRHEPVGVVGQIIPWNFPLLMQAWKLAPALATGNVVVMKTAEQTPLSALRVGELIVEAGFPPGVVNILSGYGPTAGAAISHHMDVDKVAFTGSTEVGHLIMEAAAKTNLKRVTLELGGKSPNIVFADADFDEAIAGAHDAIFFNQGQCCCAGSRLFVEEKCYDEFVARTVEQARRRVVGDPFDANTQQGPQVDKEQFDKVMGYIESGMRDGAQMLCGGNRVGEQGFFIAPTVFADVRDDMKIAQEEIFGPVMSIIKFKDIDEVIQRANTTMYGLAAAVWTKDITKAHAIANNVRAGTVWVNCYDVFDAAAPFGGFKQSGIGRELGEYGLQQYTEVKTVTIKL
- a CDS encoding pyridoxamine 5'-phosphate oxidase family protein, whose protein sequence is MTISTDRNQQIQQLQQLIQDIDYAMLTTIDDDGSLHSRPMYFNGDIDTNGTLWFFSSASSHKALEVEHHQQVSVNFSSPNQQRFISISGTAELVKDRQKIQEEWQPELETWFPQGLNEPDIALLKVNINRVDYWDDKSNFHAKTISL
- a CDS encoding peptidoglycan-binding domain-containing protein encodes the protein MANPINKRFPEYQPILKQGDTGEAVKELQRLLNKYYCYSGPIDGVLNLETVGGVILFQHRVFLPDTGVVEYKTWQALYTGGATDLPVMQHGSQGKLVKALQQRLQVSGYYTGALDGDFGLITEVAVKSFQLRNSLKVDGVVGDRTWFAISNAPIFYG